In Limnobaculum parvum, one DNA window encodes the following:
- a CDS encoding CoA-binding protein codes for MQESEIKSLLQQVKTIALVGASDKPTRASYVVMAYLLSQGYEVIPVSPKLAGQTLQGQKVFAHLKEIDRPVDMVDVFRNSDAAYEVAEEAIAINAKVLWLQLDVINLEAEAIAQQAGLKVVMDRCPKIEIKKLGLEKVL; via the coding sequence ATGCAAGAAAGTGAAATAAAGAGTTTGTTACAGCAAGTTAAAACCATCGCCCTAGTAGGAGCAAGTGATAAGCCGACACGGGCCAGTTATGTAGTGATGGCCTATTTGCTGTCTCAGGGATATGAGGTTATTCCTGTTAGCCCTAAATTGGCAGGACAGACCTTACAAGGGCAAAAAGTTTTTGCCCATTTAAAAGAGATCGATCGCCCAGTTGATATGGTTGATGTTTTCCGTAATTCAGATGCCGCGTATGAAGTGGCAGAAGAGGCGATAGCCATTAACGCTAAGGTTTTATGGTTACAACTGGATGTGATTAATCTTGAAGCTGAAGCGATAGCTCAGCAAGCCGGGCTGAAAGTTGTGATGGATAGATGCCCGAAAATTGAAATTAAAAAACTGGGATTGGAGAAGGTGTTATAG
- a CDS encoding sulfite exporter TauE/SafE family protein, which yields MAIEWILAYLLLGAVVGFMAGLLGIGGGGIMVPILTTIFSAQGIPQEHLVHLALGTSMASIVITAFSSLRAHNRHQAVLWPVVWKMTPAILVGTLSATWLAALLPTKSLGIFFSCFMAYVALQMILNIKPKPSRQLPGTTGISIAGLSIGGISALVAIGGGSLTVSFLTWCNVRIQHAIGTSAAVGMPIALAGSIGYMINGWNASNTPDYSVGYVYFPAVILISTLSYFTAPIGARLAHKMPVATLKKVFACLLILLSLKMLQTIFFG from the coding sequence ATGGCTATTGAATGGATATTAGCGTATTTGTTATTGGGTGCCGTGGTGGGGTTTATGGCGGGTCTACTGGGAATTGGCGGCGGCGGTATTATGGTGCCGATCTTAACAACCATTTTTTCCGCTCAGGGAATTCCGCAGGAGCATCTGGTACATCTAGCCTTAGGCACATCAATGGCTTCTATTGTTATAACTGCATTTTCAAGCTTAAGAGCACACAATCGCCACCAAGCTGTTTTATGGCCAGTTGTTTGGAAAATGACCCCGGCAATATTGGTTGGCACCCTATCAGCAACCTGGTTAGCGGCACTATTACCCACAAAGTCGTTAGGTATATTCTTCTCTTGTTTTATGGCTTATGTCGCTTTACAAATGATATTGAACATCAAACCCAAACCTAGCCGACAATTACCAGGGACTACAGGCATCTCTATTGCAGGGCTATCTATAGGCGGTATATCCGCACTGGTTGCCATCGGTGGAGGCTCACTCACAGTCTCCTTCTTGACCTGGTGTAATGTGCGTATACAGCACGCGATTGGAACCTCTGCCGCCGTTGGTATGCCAATCGCGCTGGCTGGCAGCATTGGTTATATGATTAATGGCTGGAATGCATCAAATACCCCTGATTACAGCGTTGGTTATGTCTATTTTCCCGCCGTCATTCTTATCTCGACATTAAGTTATTTTACTGCGCCGATTGGTGCACGACTGGCGCACAAAATGCCGGTCGCCACACTTAAGAAAGTTTTTGCTTGCTTACTAATACTGTTAAGTCTGAAGATGCTACAAACAATCTTTTTTGGCTAA
- the tusE gene encoding sulfurtransferase TusE: protein MFEFEGRMVETDTQGYLLNSNDWSESMAVILAQQENIELTAEHWEVIHFVRDFYQEFNTSPAIRMLVKAMTQKYGEEKGNSRYLYRLFIKGPAKQATKIAGLPKPVKCI from the coding sequence ATGTTCGAGTTTGAAGGACGCATGGTAGAGACCGATACCCAAGGGTATCTGCTCAACAGTAATGACTGGAGTGAATCAATGGCTGTGATTCTGGCCCAGCAGGAAAACATTGAGCTAACAGCAGAGCATTGGGAAGTTATCCACTTTGTAAGAGATTTCTATCAGGAATTTAATACTTCACCAGCCATTCGAATGTTAGTTAAAGCAATGACGCAAAAGTATGGTGAAGAAAAGGGGAACAGCCGCTATCTTTATCGCCTTTTTATCAAAGGCCCCGCAAAACAAGCCACCAAAATCGCGGGTTTACCTAAACCAGTTAAGTGCATTTGA
- the hspQ gene encoding heat shock protein HspQ — MITSKFSIGQQVRHKLLGNLGVIIDIDAEYSLEQPASDEVGADDNLRKAPWYHVVMEDEEGQPIHTYLAEIQLAGEDAETHPEQPSLDELAASIRDQLQAPRLRN; from the coding sequence ATGATTACCAGTAAATTTTCTATTGGTCAGCAAGTCAGACATAAGTTACTGGGCAATCTCGGCGTAATAATTGATATTGATGCCGAGTATTCCCTAGAGCAGCCAGCTTCGGATGAAGTTGGTGCGGATGATAACTTGAGAAAAGCCCCCTGGTACCACGTTGTTATGGAAGACGAAGAGGGGCAACCAATCCATACCTATCTTGCAGAGATACAGCTTGCCGGAGAGGATGCAGAAACACATCCTGAACAACCTTCTCTTGATGAACTGGCTGCATCGATCAGAGATCAACTGCAAGCCCCTCGCTTGAGAAATTAA
- a CDS encoding phage N-6-adenine-methyltransferase produces the protein MVDFSSADYLKQIEILRSKSSHQLKDIGDQWCTPDALFWGIDSLYGPLVLDLFSDGENSKCPDYYTAADNALMKNWAEQLSKLDGAAFANPPYSRAKQHQGHYITGMSHIMRHTIEQRELGGRYVYLVKVATSEEWWPRDKADHIAFICGRILFDMPKWFIPAGKQQEVATAAFGVAILIFDKTWTGPPLSYVRRDDLLARGNTVMNMMKHSRSRIVVAV, from the coding sequence ATGGTTGATTTTTCAAGTGCAGACTATTTAAAGCAGATCGAAATATTACGTTCAAAATCTAGCCATCAGTTGAAGGATATTGGCGATCAGTGGTGTACTCCAGACGCATTATTTTGGGGAATTGATAGTTTATATGGGCCATTGGTTCTAGATTTGTTCAGCGATGGTGAAAACAGCAAATGCCCAGATTATTACACGGCCGCAGATAATGCGTTGATGAAAAACTGGGCGGAGCAATTATCCAAACTTGATGGGGCGGCATTTGCTAATCCCCCGTATTCCCGTGCCAAGCAACATCAGGGACACTATATTACAGGCATGTCTCATATTATGCGCCATACTATTGAGCAGCGAGAATTGGGTGGGCGTTATGTCTATTTGGTTAAGGTCGCAACGTCAGAAGAATGGTGGCCTAGAGATAAGGCCGATCATATAGCCTTTATTTGTGGGCGAATTTTATTTGATATGCCTAAATGGTTCATTCCCGCAGGCAAGCAACAAGAAGTTGCAACGGCTGCATTTGGGGTAGCAATATTAATTTTTGATAAAACATGGACGGGACCACCGTTAAGTTATGTTCGTCGCGATGATCTTCTTGCTAGAGGAAATACAGTAATGAATATGATGAAACACAGTCGGTCTCGTATTGTTGTGGCTGTCTGA
- the uvrY gene encoding UvrY/SirA/GacA family response regulator transcription factor, giving the protein MISVLLVDDHELVRAGIRRILEDVKGIKVVGEAQTGEDAVKWCRSNSVDIVLMDMNMPGIGGLEATRKILRYSPDIKVIMLTIHTENPLPAKVMQAGASGYLSKGAAPQEVINAIRAIASGQRYIGADIARQMALSQLEPEADTPLSSLSERELQIMLMITKGLKVNEIAETLNLSPKTVNSYRYRMFSKLNISGDVELTHLAIRHGIVTSEKLLNSD; this is encoded by the coding sequence TTGATAAGCGTTCTTCTTGTTGATGACCACGAATTGGTGCGCGCAGGGATCCGACGCATTCTGGAAGATGTCAAAGGAATAAAAGTTGTTGGCGAAGCACAGACCGGCGAGGATGCCGTGAAGTGGTGTCGTTCCAATAGCGTAGATATCGTCTTAATGGATATGAATATGCCGGGCATTGGTGGTCTGGAGGCTACGCGTAAGATTTTGCGCTACTCCCCCGATATTAAAGTCATTATGTTGACGATTCATACTGAAAACCCGCTACCCGCAAAAGTGATGCAGGCGGGGGCTTCCGGCTATTTGAGTAAAGGTGCAGCACCGCAAGAAGTGATTAATGCTATTCGAGCCATTGCTTCTGGGCAGCGTTACATTGGTGCTGATATTGCCCGACAAATGGCATTAAGTCAGTTAGAACCGGAGGCGGATACACCGCTATCCAGTTTGTCTGAACGTGAACTGCAGATTATGCTAATGATTACTAAGGGATTGAAAGTCAATGAGATTGCGGAAACGCTTAATCTTAGCCCTAAAACGGTCAACAGCTATCGTTATAGAATGTTTAGCAAACTGAATATTAGTGGTGATGTAGAGTTAACACATCTTGCTATCCGTCATGGAATTGTGACATCAGAGAAATTGTTAAATAGTGACTGA
- the uvrC gene encoding excinuclease ABC subunit UvrC yields the protein MTDSFDSKAFLKYVTNEPGVYRMYDTSGVVIYVGKAKDLKKRLSSYFRQNVSSRKTEALVKNIANIDVTVTHTETEALLLEHNYIKLYQPRYNVLLRDDKSYPLIFLSSDKHPRLKMHRGAKHAKGEYFGPFPNSGAVRETLALLQKLFPVRQCEDSVYRNRSRPCLQYQIGRCLGPCVAGLVSDDEYQEQVNYVRLFLEGKDQQVLNQLIANMEQASLSLNFEEAARIRDQIQAIRRVTEKQFVSGDSDDLDVIGVSYESGLACMHVLFLRQGKVLGSRSYYPKIPKGTELDEVVQTFVGQFYLQGSQSRSLPGEILLDFPLPDRNALEETLSEVAGRKIQIQSNPRGDRARYLKLARTNAQIALKTKISQQSTIHQRFASLTEVLKLTKINRMECFDISHTMGEETVASCVVFDSNGPLRSEYRRYNITGITPGDDYAAMSQVLKRRYEKALMDEKIPDVIFIDGGKGQLGQAIEVFNQLNVNWDKNKPLLVGIAKGSDRKAGLETLFLAAEGEGFSLPPDSPALHVIQHIRDDSHDHAISGHRQRRAKVRNTSALEHIEGVGPKRRQALLKYMGGLQPLLSATVEEIAKIPGISQSLAEKIHNALKP from the coding sequence GTGACTGATAGTTTTGATAGTAAAGCATTTTTAAAATATGTAACTAATGAGCCAGGGGTTTATCGTATGTACGATACTTCTGGCGTTGTTATTTATGTAGGAAAAGCAAAGGATCTCAAAAAACGTCTATCCAGCTATTTTCGCCAGAATGTAAGCAGTCGAAAGACAGAGGCGTTGGTTAAAAATATCGCTAATATCGATGTTACAGTTACTCATACTGAAACTGAAGCGTTATTACTCGAACATAACTATATTAAGTTATACCAGCCTCGCTATAACGTTTTGCTGCGCGATGATAAGTCCTATCCATTGATCTTCCTTAGTTCAGATAAACACCCCCGCTTAAAAATGCATCGAGGAGCGAAGCATGCCAAAGGCGAGTATTTTGGGCCATTCCCCAATTCAGGTGCGGTACGTGAAACATTAGCATTGCTACAAAAACTTTTTCCTGTACGTCAATGCGAAGACAGTGTTTATCGCAATCGCTCGCGTCCTTGCTTGCAATATCAAATTGGTCGTTGTTTGGGACCTTGTGTTGCAGGGCTGGTTAGTGATGATGAGTATCAGGAACAGGTTAACTATGTTCGATTGTTTCTGGAAGGTAAAGATCAACAAGTACTGAACCAACTGATAGCCAATATGGAGCAGGCAAGTCTGTCACTCAATTTTGAAGAGGCAGCCCGCATTCGCGATCAAATTCAGGCAATTCGACGGGTCACTGAAAAACAATTCGTTTCTGGCGATAGCGATGATTTGGATGTCATCGGCGTTTCTTATGAGAGTGGCTTGGCATGCATGCATGTATTGTTTCTACGACAGGGCAAGGTACTTGGTAGCCGGAGTTATTACCCTAAAATTCCTAAAGGAACTGAACTGGATGAAGTGGTTCAAACTTTTGTTGGTCAGTTCTATTTGCAGGGAAGCCAATCAAGATCGTTACCCGGAGAGATTCTACTCGATTTCCCCTTACCGGATAGAAATGCACTAGAAGAAACATTGTCAGAAGTCGCCGGGCGGAAAATTCAGATACAAAGCAATCCGAGAGGGGATCGTGCTCGTTATTTAAAACTGGCAAGAACCAATGCGCAAATTGCACTTAAAACTAAAATTTCCCAACAATCAACTATCCATCAGCGTTTCGCATCATTAACTGAAGTGTTGAAGCTAACCAAAATTAATCGGATGGAGTGTTTTGATATCAGCCATACAATGGGGGAAGAAACCGTTGCCTCTTGCGTGGTATTTGATAGTAATGGTCCACTGCGTTCTGAGTATCGGCGTTACAATATTACCGGTATAACACCTGGTGATGATTATGCAGCAATGTCGCAAGTGTTAAAACGGCGATATGAAAAAGCACTGATGGATGAGAAAATTCCAGATGTCATTTTTATTGATGGTGGAAAAGGGCAGTTGGGGCAAGCCATCGAAGTTTTTAACCAGTTGAATGTGAATTGGGATAAAAACAAGCCACTACTCGTTGGCATTGCAAAAGGCAGCGATCGTAAAGCGGGGCTGGAAACGCTATTTTTAGCCGCAGAAGGTGAGGGATTCTCTTTACCGCCTGATTCTCCAGCGCTGCATGTTATTCAACATATTCGTGACGATTCACACGATCATGCTATCTCTGGGCATCGCCAACGGCGAGCAAAAGTTAGAAATACCAGCGCGTTGGAACATATCGAAGGTGTAGGGCCAAAACGGCGTCAGGCATTGTTAAAATATATGGGCGGTTTACAACCCTTATTGAGTGCAACCGTCGAAGAGATTGCAAAAATACCTGGAATATCGCAATCTTTAGCAGAAAAGATACACAATGCATTGAAACCCTGA
- the pgsA gene encoding CDP-diacylglycerol--glycerol-3-phosphate 3-phosphatidyltransferase, producing the protein MQFNIPTLLTLFRIILIPFFVVAFYLPAQYQWAPMVCAIIFVVAAVTDWFDGFLARRWKQTTRFGAFLDPVADKVMVATALVLVSEYYHVWWVSLPAATMIAREIIISALREWMAEIGKRSSVAVSWVGKVKTSAQMLALVILLWRPNPTVEIFGFILLYIATILTFWSMFQYLKASKADLLEP; encoded by the coding sequence ATGCAATTTAATATACCGACTCTGCTTACACTTTTCCGCATCATTTTGATCCCATTCTTTGTTGTGGCGTTTTATTTGCCGGCTCAATATCAATGGGCTCCAATGGTCTGTGCCATCATTTTTGTGGTTGCTGCGGTAACTGACTGGTTTGATGGTTTTTTGGCACGACGTTGGAAGCAAACAACGCGTTTTGGTGCTTTTCTCGATCCTGTCGCTGATAAAGTGATGGTTGCGACGGCATTAGTGTTAGTTTCTGAGTATTATCACGTTTGGTGGGTATCCTTACCGGCGGCTACGATGATAGCGCGTGAAATCATTATTTCTGCGTTGAGAGAGTGGATGGCTGAAATTGGTAAACGAAGCAGCGTTGCGGTTTCATGGGTGGGTAAAGTGAAAACCTCAGCACAGATGCTGGCTTTAGTCATATTGTTGTGGCGACCTAACCCTACGGTGGAGATTTTTGGTTTTATTCTGTTGTATATCGCCACCATCTTAACATTCTGGTCGATGTTCCAATATTTGAAAGCCTCGAAGGCAGACTTGCTGGAACCATAG
- a CDS encoding DedA family protein produces MGSITDLFQALLHQDFKTLANPEFLWAIYGILFLIIFLENGLLPAAFLPGDSLLLLSGALVAQGSLHFLLTILVLSTAAALGCWFSYLQGRWLGKTKTVQGWMSKIPAHYHQRAHQLFYRHGFFALLIGRFLAFVRTLLPTIAGLSALDAKRFQIFNWLSAVLWVSVVTTLGYLISLTPLYKHHQAAVMNGLMILPVALLVIGLIGSLIVVLTKKSEKKK; encoded by the coding sequence ATGGGTTCGATAACAGATTTATTCCAGGCACTCCTGCATCAGGACTTCAAAACATTAGCTAATCCAGAATTTCTTTGGGCTATATACGGCATCTTATTTCTAATAATTTTTCTTGAAAATGGTTTATTACCTGCCGCATTTTTACCTGGAGACAGCCTATTGTTGCTGTCGGGTGCGTTAGTGGCTCAGGGCTCTCTACATTTTCTTCTTACAATCCTGGTTCTTTCTACCGCAGCAGCACTCGGCTGCTGGTTTAGCTACCTTCAAGGACGGTGGCTAGGCAAAACTAAAACGGTTCAAGGATGGATGTCGAAGATTCCCGCTCACTACCACCAACGGGCACATCAATTATTCTATCGACATGGCTTCTTCGCATTGCTAATTGGTCGCTTTCTGGCATTTGTGCGTACCTTATTACCAACTATTGCAGGCCTCTCTGCACTTGATGCTAAACGCTTTCAAATTTTTAACTGGTTGAGTGCGGTGTTATGGGTAAGTGTCGTGACGACTCTGGGCTATCTCATCAGCCTGACGCCATTATATAAGCACCATCAAGCGGCCGTTATGAATGGATTGATGATTCTACCTGTCGCCCTGCTGGTTATCGGGCTGATTGGTTCTTTAATTGTGGTATTAACGAAAAAGTCTGAGAAGAAGAAATAA
- a CDS encoding MarR family winged helix-turn-helix transcriptional regulator, whose product MTLFDILERLANLQQSCFYHNSQLRHLPSVQIGALHYLSRCNHYSNTPGAVAEYLGFTKGTISQSLRKLESQGWISREGDRHDKRIVRLFITDKAKESLNEVISENMIDQACTSLAHEGETLREQLFQLLRQLQKQENQRIFGECYQCRFHQKQQGKSHCGLTQESIPEENTRLICREFQ is encoded by the coding sequence ATGACACTATTTGATATCTTGGAACGACTGGCAAATCTGCAACAAAGTTGCTTTTATCATAACTCACAACTACGTCATCTGCCTTCAGTGCAGATCGGTGCATTACATTACCTTTCTCGCTGCAATCACTACTCTAACACGCCGGGTGCCGTCGCGGAGTATCTAGGTTTTACCAAAGGTACAATTTCACAGTCATTACGTAAACTGGAAAGTCAGGGGTGGATAAGCCGTGAGGGTGACCGTCATGACAAACGCATTGTGCGGTTATTTATAACTGACAAAGCCAAAGAGAGCCTCAATGAAGTGATATCTGAGAACATGATTGACCAAGCATGTACATCCCTTGCACATGAGGGAGAAACACTACGGGAACAGCTATTTCAACTACTGCGGCAATTGCAGAAACAAGAAAATCAGCGAATATTTGGTGAATGCTATCAATGCAGATTTCATCAAAAACAACAAGGAAAGTCTCATTGCGGTTTAACTCAAGAATCCATTCCCGAAGAAAATACTCGACTAATTTGTCGGGAATTCCAGTGA
- a CDS encoding cupin domain-containing protein, translating into MVHNKAKEVTFYHAGCPVCISAENSVLSLIDPAVKVTIVHLGKEKEKIADARKAGIKSVPALLLGQEVLHINFGASLDDIK; encoded by the coding sequence ATGGTCCATAATAAAGCGAAAGAAGTGACTTTTTATCATGCTGGCTGTCCAGTCTGTATTAGTGCTGAGAATTCGGTATTAAGCCTCATTGATCCTGCGGTAAAGGTGACGATTGTCCATTTAGGCAAGGAGAAAGAAAAAATTGCTGATGCACGGAAAGCTGGAATAAAAAGCGTTCCAGCGCTGTTGTTAGGTCAGGAAGTTTTACACATTAACTTTGGTGCCAGTCTGGACGATATTAAATAA
- the purB gene encoding adenylosuccinate lyase, protein MELSSLTAVSPIDGRYGDKVSSLRSIFSEFGLLKFRVTVEVRWLQKLADCAQIKEVPAFSKEANDYLDKIVINFNESDALRIKTIERTTNHDVKAVEYFLKEKVAAIPELQAISEFIHFACTSEDINNLSHALMLSTARQTVLLPAWREIIDSIKNLAAEYRNIPLLSRTHGQPATPSTIGKEFANVAYRMERQYKQLSLVDVLGKINGAVGNYNAHMVAYPEVNWHQFSESFVTSLGIIWNPYTTQIEPHDYIAELFDCVARFNTILLDFDRDIWGYIALNHFKQKTIAGEIGSSTMPHKVNPIDFENSEGNLGLANAMLSHLAAKLPVSRWQRDLTDSTVLRNLGVGIGYAMIAYQSTMKGIRKLEVNESNLQNELDHNWEVLAEPIQTVMRRYGIEKPYEKLKELTRGKRVTAEDMKIFINKLELPEDEKTRLKAMTPANYIGYAINMVDELK, encoded by the coding sequence ATGGAATTATCTTCACTGACCGCCGTATCCCCTATTGATGGACGCTACGGAGATAAAGTCAGTTCATTACGCTCAATCTTCAGCGAATTTGGCTTGCTTAAATTCCGCGTTACTGTGGAAGTTCGCTGGCTACAAAAATTGGCCGATTGCGCACAAATCAAAGAAGTTCCTGCTTTTAGCAAAGAAGCAAACGATTACCTCGATAAGATTGTCATTAACTTTAATGAATCTGATGCCCTGCGAATTAAAACGATTGAACGAACAACTAATCACGACGTTAAAGCCGTAGAGTATTTCCTCAAAGAAAAAGTGGCCGCTATTCCTGAGTTACAGGCCATTTCAGAATTCATTCACTTTGCCTGTACTTCGGAAGATATTAATAACCTTTCTCACGCTCTAATGCTGTCTACCGCCCGTCAAACGGTGCTGTTACCGGCCTGGCGTGAAATTATTGATTCGATTAAAAATCTGGCTGCTGAATACCGAAATATCCCCCTACTTTCCCGCACCCATGGCCAACCGGCGACACCAAGTACAATTGGCAAAGAGTTTGCAAACGTTGCTTATCGTATGGAACGTCAATATAAGCAACTGAGTCTAGTTGATGTTTTGGGAAAAATTAACGGTGCCGTAGGCAACTATAATGCACATATGGTGGCCTACCCTGAAGTGAATTGGCACCAGTTCAGCGAAAGTTTTGTCACTTCTTTAGGCATTATATGGAATCCTTACACCACACAAATTGAACCTCACGATTACATTGCCGAACTGTTTGATTGTGTAGCCCGTTTCAATACCATCCTGCTGGATTTTGATCGTGATATATGGGGTTATATCGCTCTCAATCACTTTAAACAAAAAACGATTGCCGGTGAGATTGGCTCTTCAACCATGCCGCATAAAGTGAACCCAATCGACTTTGAAAACTCCGAAGGTAATTTAGGGCTGGCAAATGCTATGTTGAGCCATCTGGCCGCTAAACTGCCGGTATCCCGCTGGCAGCGGGATCTGACGGATTCTACCGTACTGCGTAATCTGGGCGTTGGTATTGGTTATGCCATGATCGCTTATCAATCCACCATGAAAGGCATTCGTAAGCTGGAAGTTAATGAAAGTAACCTTCAAAATGAACTCGATCATAACTGGGAGGTTCTGGCAGAGCCAATTCAAACCGTGATGCGTCGCTATGGTATCGAAAAACCTTATGAGAAACTGAAAGAGTTAACGCGTGGGAAACGCGTGACTGCGGAAGATATGAAGATCTTTATCAATAAGCTGGAATTACCGGAAGATGAAAAAACACGACTGAAAGCCATGACACCAGCAAATTATATTGGCTATGCGATTAATATGGTTGATGAACTAAAATAG
- the hflD gene encoding high frequency lysogenization protein HflD, with protein sequence MAKNYYDITVALAGIAQSARLVQELAHNGQCDNDALSVSLKSILVTDSPSTLAVFGHESDLSVGLDTLPCVLTNNRQALSTEITRYVLSLMVLERKLSGNPQALNELSTRISQLERQLAHFDIESETIINALASIYVDIVSPLGPRIQVTGSPETLQKTLVQAKVRAALLAGIRATVLWQQVGGSRLQFMFSRNRLLQQAREISAHR encoded by the coding sequence GTGGCAAAAAATTATTATGATATTACTGTGGCTCTGGCTGGCATCGCGCAGTCAGCGCGTCTGGTTCAAGAGTTGGCACATAACGGACAGTGTGATAACGATGCCCTTTCTGTTTCACTAAAAAGCATTCTGGTGACGGATTCCCCTTCTACATTGGCTGTTTTCGGTCATGAAAGCGATCTAAGTGTAGGACTGGATACCTTACCTTGTGTGTTAACCAATAACCGCCAAGCGTTAAGCACAGAAATTACTCGTTATGTACTTAGCCTGATGGTACTAGAACGTAAGCTTTCAGGTAATCCTCAAGCACTGAACGAGCTATCTACCCGAATCAGTCAACTCGAGCGTCAACTGGCGCATTTTGATATTGAATCAGAAACCATCATCAACGCTCTTGCCAGTATCTATGTTGATATCGTTAGCCCATTAGGGCCGCGCATTCAGGTGACGGGTTCCCCGGAAACGCTGCAAAAAACACTGGTTCAGGCTAAAGTTCGTGCGGCGCTGTTAGCCGGTATTCGCGCCACAGTACTTTGGCAACAGGTTGGCGGGAGCCGCCTACAATTTATGTTTTCACGCAATCGCCTGTTACAGCAGGCCAGAGAAATTTCTGCTCATCGTTAA
- the mnmA gene encoding tRNA 2-thiouridine(34) synthase MnmA has protein sequence MSDNSQKKVIVGMSGGVDSSVSAWLLQQQGYQVAGLFMKNWEEDDSDEYCSAATDLADAQAVCDKLGIELHTINFSAEYWDNVFEHFLAEYKAGRTPNPDILCNKEIKFKAFLEFAAEDLGADYIATGHYVRRQDVDGKSRLLRGVDANKDQSYFLYTLSHEQVAQSLFPVGELEKPEVRKIAEQLDLATAKKKDSTGICFIGERKFKDFLARYLPAQPGEIVTVDGDNVGTHQGLMYHTLGQRKGLGIGGLKDGGEDPWYVVDKDLINNRLIVAQGHEHPSLFSTGLIAQQLHWVDRHEITDTFHCTVKTRYRQQDIPCTVIPHGPDRIEVRFDEPVAAVTPGQSAVFYQNEVCLGGGVIEERLQD, from the coding sequence ATGTCAGATAATAGCCAGAAAAAAGTCATTGTCGGAATGTCCGGCGGTGTTGACTCCTCCGTTTCAGCCTGGTTGCTACAACAGCAAGGCTATCAGGTGGCCGGTTTATTTATGAAAAACTGGGAAGAGGATGACTCCGATGAGTATTGTTCCGCAGCTACCGATCTAGCGGATGCCCAAGCCGTCTGTGATAAGTTAGGGATTGAGCTACATACCATCAACTTCTCCGCGGAATATTGGGATAATGTATTCGAACACTTTTTAGCTGAATACAAGGCAGGTCGGACACCGAATCCAGATATTCTGTGCAATAAAGAGATCAAATTTAAAGCATTTCTGGAGTTCGCCGCAGAAGACCTTGGCGCAGACTATATTGCTACTGGCCACTATGTACGCCGTCAGGATGTTGATGGTAAGAGTCGCCTGCTGCGCGGTGTTGATGCTAATAAAGATCAAAGTTACTTTCTTTACACCCTCAGTCACGAACAGGTTGCTCAAAGCCTGTTCCCTGTTGGCGAACTGGAAAAACCGGAAGTTCGCAAAATTGCCGAACAGTTAGACTTAGCGACGGCGAAAAAGAAAGACTCCACGGGTATCTGTTTTATCGGTGAACGCAAATTCAAAGATTTTCTGGCTCGCTATTTACCTGCTCAACCGGGTGAAATCGTTACCGTTGATGGTGACAACGTTGGCACCCATCAGGGGCTGATGTACCATACGTTAGGCCAGCGCAAAGGATTAGGCATTGGCGGTTTAAAAGACGGCGGTGAGGATCCATGGTATGTGGTTGATAAAGATTTAATTAACAATCGCTTGATTGTTGCTCAGGGTCATGAGCATCCTAGCCTGTTCTCTACGGGTTTAATTGCTCAGCAACTCCACTGGGTCGATCGTCATGAAATCACTGATACTTTCCACTGTACGGTCAAAACTCGCTATCGCCAGCAGGACATTCCTTGTACGGTGATCCCTCATGGCCCAGATCGTATTGAAGTTCGTTTTGACGAACCCGTAGCAGCGGTTACCCCAGGTCAATCGGCTGTTTTTTATCAGAACGAAGTTTGCCTTGGCGGCGGCGTTATTGAAGAACGTTTACAGGATTAA